The Sphingosinicellaceae bacterium genome includes the window GCCATCCGAGAAGATTCCGGCGCGGTGAACGGTCTAGTCCAGATCGTTAGGCTCGGTGTTCAGATAAGCCATCACGGCCTCGTTATCTAGTTTCCTACAAGCCGATGAACGTAAATTCGGGTCCACTTGTCGGCAATGTGATGATCGTGGATATCGAAACAGGAGGCACATCGTCATGAAGTTTATTAATGCGGCGAGCTTGCTCGTTTTGATCGGCCTGAACGCTTGCGAGAACGCGGCTCAACAAACGGTCGCTTCGACCAGCGGCACAGATGGACCGGTCTTGGACACCGCTGGAAATCTGCGCGTGCCGAGGAACTACCTCACTACGTATGAGACGCTGGGGAGTTGGGCAGTCGCCGCCGACAGCCGTCAGGGATCAAAGGAAATGCATATCGTCTATGCCTCTCCTGGTACGATCAACGCTTACCGCAAGACCGGGCGCTGGCCTGATGGTGCAGTCCTCGTTAAGGAGGTTCGCTCGACCGTGACGGCGCCGATGACAACAGGCACTGTCAGCCACCCCGGAGCGCTGAAGGGTTGGTTTGTCATGGTGAAGGATGGCAAAAACAGCCATCCGCAAAACAAGCTTTGGGGCGATGGTTGGGGCTGGTCATGGTTTGATGCAGCCAAGCCTCTGCACACAACGTCGAGCGATTATAAAGTGAACTGTCGGAGTTGCCATATGCCGGCCCAAAAAACCGACTGGATCTACGCCCAAGGTTACCCGAAACTTACCGGATCCTTGCCATAGTTGCTGAGAATATCACCATTCTAAGGCTCTGCAATCTTTGCTTAGCTGCAGCGACCGAAAACAATGATTACGACCTAGGGCCACGCCGCAATGTCACGTCTTTGGGCCCTCGCAAGTCCTTGGCCATCAGCATTACAAGGATCTTCGGGTTGGCAGCGTTCGGGGCTCCACTTACTGAAACCCCGGCGCCGCGTCCGCTACTTCTTCGGCTTCACATGTGCATCGTAAAAGCTGATGATATGGTTTGCGATGAAGGGTAGGTTGTCCTCGGTGGCAAAACGTCCGGCGTTGAGCCGGTAGAACTCGGCTTTGGGAAGGTCCTTCAGATACGATTCACCGCCTTCGGGCGTGAAGAACACGTCGTGCTGGCCCCAGAAGATCAGCGTCTTCGGCTGCTGGTCGCGCAGGAACTTCTGCCAGACCGGATAGAGCGCGACGTTGTTCCGGTAATCGTAGAACAGGTCGAGCTGGATGCGCAGGTTCTTGGGTCCGGCGACGGAGGCCGCATCGCTTTCATAGCTTTCCGGAGCGATCAGCTCGGGATGGCCGGCGCCACCGAGATAGACCGTGTTCTTGATCGCATCGAGCGTGTTGAACCCGGCGAGCGGGGCTTCGTTCGCCGCCGTGCGGTCGATCCACAGCGCCTTGCGGAAGCCGTCCCACGCCGGCGAGAAGCCATTTTCATAGGCGTTGCTGTTCTGGACGATCAGCCAGTCGAGCGCCTTGGGATTGCGGCCGACGATGCGGAAACCCACCGGGCCGCCGTAATTTTGCACGTACAGGCCGTAATGGTCGAAGCCCTTGGCGGCGAGAAATTTCTCGATCGTTACGGAGATCGCATCGAACGAATAATGGTACGTCGCCGGGTCGGGATGGTCGCTGTTGCCGAAGCCCTGGTAGTCGGGGGCGATGACGTGGAACCGGCCGGCGAGCGCCGGGATCAGGTTGCGATACTGGTGCGACGACGAAGGCCAGCCGTGGAGCAACACCAGCTTGGGGTTCTTCGGGTCACCGGCCTCGCGATAGGCAATGGTCAGGCCGTCGACCTTGATGGTGCCGTAGTGAACCTGGGTCTCGGCAACCGGGGTGGTGATGACCGCCGCCGGCGCTGCGTAAGCGGCAACCGACATGACGAGGGTGGATGCGGTGACGACGGCGCTGAAGGCAGCCGCCAGCAGGCGATGTTTGCGGGTCATGGCAATGGTCTTTCAATATGAGGGAAGGCGGCGATTGCCGGGCAGGGCGCTCAGGCGGCCTTGCGGGGCTCGACGACCGGAAAGTCGATCTCGGTGCCGAAAATCTCGTTGACGTAGAAAGTCCAGGTGTTGAGCACGACATGCTGGACGATCTCGAGCAGCTGGGCGTCGGTGTAACCGGCGAGTCGGACCGCCGCGAGGTCGGCCTCGGCGATGCTGCCGCGCTGGCGAGCCACCTTGGCAGCGAAGCGGACGGCGGCATCGGCCATCGGGTCGTTCGACGCACCGCTGCGGTTGGCGGTCATTTCCGCATCGTCGAGATTGGCGATGTGCTTGCCCATGTAGGTGTGCGCGGACAGGCAATAGCCGCAGCCGTTCACCTCGGCGACGGCGAGCGCGATCCGCTCGCGGGTCGGGGCGGGCAGGTCGCCTTTGCCGAGCGCGACGAACATGCGGAGGTGCCCCTCGAGCGCGTGCGGGCTGTTCGATATCAAGCGGTACATGTTCGGCACCAGGCCGAATTGGGCGTTGACGGCCTCGAGCAGCGGCTGCGACGCGGCGGGGGCTTCGGCGATCGTGGCGGGGGTCCGGATACGGGACATCGGTGCATTCCTTTGGCGCTGGCGGGCTGCAGCGCCCGGTAAGCACAAACTAGGCGCTTCCGCTTTCTTGGAATATCTGGCAAGATCAGGAACCAGACTTCCGTTTTACGGAAGCCCGGTAAAGTACTGCATGGCGATATAGTTGCCGCGTCCGACGGCGGCAACCTCCGGCAAGTCACGCCAGTTCTGCGAACCGCGCCTAACCAGCGAAAGCTCTCTCGATCGCCGCCAGGCTCAACTGCAGTCGGGGGACGACGAAATCGAGAAAAGCCCGCAACTTCAT containing:
- a CDS encoding alpha/beta hydrolase, which codes for MTRKHRLLAAAFSAVVTASTLVMSVAAYAAPAAVITTPVAETQVHYGTIKVDGLTIAYREAGDPKNPKLVLLHGWPSSSHQYRNLIPALAGRFHVIAPDYQGFGNSDHPDPATYHYSFDAISVTIEKFLAAKGFDHYGLYVQNYGGPVGFRIVGRNPKALDWLIVQNSNAYENGFSPAWDGFRKALWIDRTAANEAPLAGFNTLDAIKNTVYLGGAGHPELIAPESYESDAASVAGPKNLRIQLDLFYDYRNNVALYPVWQKFLRDQQPKTLIFWGQHDVFFTPEGGESYLKDLPKAEFYRLNAGRFATEDNLPFIANHIISFYDAHVKPKK
- a CDS encoding carboxymuconolactone decarboxylase family protein, giving the protein MSRIRTPATIAEAPAASQPLLEAVNAQFGLVPNMYRLISNSPHALEGHLRMFVALGKGDLPAPTRERIALAVAEVNGCGYCLSAHTYMGKHIANLDDAEMTANRSGASNDPMADAAVRFAAKVARQRGSIAEADLAAVRLAGYTDAQLLEIVQHVVLNTWTFYVNEIFGTEIDFPVVEPRKAA
- a CDS encoding cytochrome P460 family protein produces the protein MKFINAASLLVLIGLNACENAAQQTVASTSGTDGPVLDTAGNLRVPRNYLTTYETLGSWAVAADSRQGSKEMHIVYASPGTINAYRKTGRWPDGAVLVKEVRSTVTAPMTTGTVSHPGALKGWFVMVKDGKNSHPQNKLWGDGWGWSWFDAAKPLHTTSSDYKVNCRSCHMPAQKTDWIYAQGYPKLTGSLP